Proteins from one Xenopus tropicalis strain Nigerian chromosome 1, UCB_Xtro_10.0, whole genome shotgun sequence genomic window:
- the il15 gene encoding interleukin-15 isoform X4, producing the protein MQLHGVTTSEAVRVKAILDNINHIKKIFVEFNHANYEPSSLTLYTAQENDIRDACYNVILHCYFLEMRTVVEELTILKAEDTGELKLLHLLENLNISPTKQKQKGKRIYAIAFLGKNIESSYNLSSIQADKALDITSVLYIIILYCKYIAHTGILFKD; encoded by the exons ATGCAACTTCATGG GGTTACTACATCGGAGGCAGTTCGTGTTAAGGCAATTTTGGATAATATTAACCACATTAAGAAG ATATTTGTGGAGTTTAATCATGCCAATTATGAG CCCTCATCCCTAACTCTTTATACAGCACAGGAGAATGACATCAGA GATGCTTGCTATAATGTTATCTTGCATTGTTACTTTCTTGAGATGCGCACTGTTGTAGAAGAGCTAACTATTTTGAAAGCTGAAGatacaggagaactaaagcttttaCACTTACTGGAAAATCTCAACATCTCACCCACA AAACAGAAGCAAAAAGGAAAGCGAATCTACGCCATTGCTTTTCTAGGTAAGAATATTGAGAGTTCCTATAACCTTAGTTCTATTCAAGCTGATAAAGCCCTTGACATTACGTCTGtgttgtatattattatattatattgtaagtaTATTGCACACACTGGCATTCTGTTCAAAGACTAA
- the il15 gene encoding interleukin-15 isoform X3 — translation MGQLLKLPYFWIQMIYLLLAYNYTVLQMVTTSEAVRVKAILDNINHIKKIFVEFNHANYEPSSLTLYTAQENDIRMRTVVEELTILKAEDTGELKLLHLLENLNISPTKQKQKGKRIYAIAFLGKNIESSYNLSSIQADKALDITSVLYIIILYCKYIAHTGILFKD, via the exons ATGGGTCAGCTCCTTAAATTACCTTATTTTTGGATCCAAATGATATATCTGCTTCTGGCTTATAATTATACAGTGTTGCAAAT GGTTACTACATCGGAGGCAGTTCGTGTTAAGGCAATTTTGGATAATATTAACCACATTAAGAAG ATATTTGTGGAGTTTAATCATGCCAATTATGAG CCCTCATCCCTAACTCTTTATACAGCACAGGAGAATGACATCAGA ATGCGCACTGTTGTAGAAGAGCTAACTATTTTGAAAGCTGAAGatacaggagaactaaagcttttaCACTTACTGGAAAATCTCAACATCTCACCCACA AAACAGAAGCAAAAAGGAAAGCGAATCTACGCCATTGCTTTTCTAGGTAAGAATATTGAGAGTTCCTATAACCTTAGTTCTATTCAAGCTGATAAAGCCCTTGACATTACGTCTGtgttgtatattattatattatattgtaagtaTATTGCACACACTGGCATTCTGTTCAAAGACTAA
- the il15 gene encoding interleukin-15 isoform X1, giving the protein MGQLLKLPYFWIQMIYLLLAYNYTVLQMVTTSEAVRVKAILDNINHIKKIFVEFNHANYEPSSLTLYTAQENDIRDACYNVILHCYFLEMRTVVEELTILKAEDTGELKLLHLLENLNISPTKQKQKGKRIYAIAFLGKNIESSYNLSSIQADKALDITSVLYIIILYCKYIAHTGILFKD; this is encoded by the exons ATGGGTCAGCTCCTTAAATTACCTTATTTTTGGATCCAAATGATATATCTGCTTCTGGCTTATAATTATACAGTGTTGCAAAT GGTTACTACATCGGAGGCAGTTCGTGTTAAGGCAATTTTGGATAATATTAACCACATTAAGAAG ATATTTGTGGAGTTTAATCATGCCAATTATGAG CCCTCATCCCTAACTCTTTATACAGCACAGGAGAATGACATCAGA GATGCTTGCTATAATGTTATCTTGCATTGTTACTTTCTTGAGATGCGCACTGTTGTAGAAGAGCTAACTATTTTGAAAGCTGAAGatacaggagaactaaagcttttaCACTTACTGGAAAATCTCAACATCTCACCCACA AAACAGAAGCAAAAAGGAAAGCGAATCTACGCCATTGCTTTTCTAGGTAAGAATATTGAGAGTTCCTATAACCTTAGTTCTATTCAAGCTGATAAAGCCCTTGACATTACGTCTGtgttgtatattattatattatattgtaagtaTATTGCACACACTGGCATTCTGTTCAAAGACTAA
- the il15 gene encoding interleukin-15 isoform X5, which translates to MGQLLKLPYFWIQMIYLLLAYNYTVLQMVTTSEAVRVKAILDNINHIKKIFVEFNHANYEPSSLTLYTAQENDIRDACYNVILHCYFLEMRTVVEELTILKAEDTGELKLLHLLENLNISPTVTQWGDCKRCEEFQEKDLPVFIEAFIEFIQMKYSDGP; encoded by the exons ATGGGTCAGCTCCTTAAATTACCTTATTTTTGGATCCAAATGATATATCTGCTTCTGGCTTATAATTATACAGTGTTGCAAAT GGTTACTACATCGGAGGCAGTTCGTGTTAAGGCAATTTTGGATAATATTAACCACATTAAGAAG ATATTTGTGGAGTTTAATCATGCCAATTATGAG CCCTCATCCCTAACTCTTTATACAGCACAGGAGAATGACATCAGA GATGCTTGCTATAATGTTATCTTGCATTGTTACTTTCTTGAGATGCGCACTGTTGTAGAAGAGCTAACTATTTTGAAAGCTGAAGatacaggagaactaaagcttttaCACTTACTGGAAAATCTCAACATCTCACCCACA gtCACGCAATGGGGTGACTGTAAAAGATGTGAAGAGTTTCAAGAAAAAGATTTACCAGTCTTTATAGAGGCATTTATAGAGTTTATCCAAATGAAATACTCAGATGGTCCTTAG
- the il15 gene encoding interleukin-15 isoform X7, with the protein MGQLLKLPYFWIQMIYLLLAYNYTVLQMVTTSEAVRVKAILDNINHIKKIFVEFNHANYEPSSLTLYTAQENDIRMRTVVEELTILKAEDTGELKLLHLLENLNISPTVTQWGDCKRCEEFQEKDLPVFIEAFIEFIQMKYSDGP; encoded by the exons ATGGGTCAGCTCCTTAAATTACCTTATTTTTGGATCCAAATGATATATCTGCTTCTGGCTTATAATTATACAGTGTTGCAAAT GGTTACTACATCGGAGGCAGTTCGTGTTAAGGCAATTTTGGATAATATTAACCACATTAAGAAG ATATTTGTGGAGTTTAATCATGCCAATTATGAG CCCTCATCCCTAACTCTTTATACAGCACAGGAGAATGACATCAGA ATGCGCACTGTTGTAGAAGAGCTAACTATTTTGAAAGCTGAAGatacaggagaactaaagcttttaCACTTACTGGAAAATCTCAACATCTCACCCACA gtCACGCAATGGGGTGACTGTAAAAGATGTGAAGAGTTTCAAGAAAAAGATTTACCAGTCTTTATAGAGGCATTTATAGAGTTTATCCAAATGAAATACTCAGATGGTCCTTAG
- the il15 gene encoding interleukin-15 isoform X8, with product MQLHGVTTSEAVRVKAILDNINHIKKIFVEFNHANYEPSSLTLYTAQENDIRDACYNVILHCYFLEMRTVVEELTILKAEDTGELKLLHLLENLNISPTVTQWGDCKRCEEFQEKDLPVFIEAFIEFIQMKYSDGP from the exons ATGCAACTTCATGG GGTTACTACATCGGAGGCAGTTCGTGTTAAGGCAATTTTGGATAATATTAACCACATTAAGAAG ATATTTGTGGAGTTTAATCATGCCAATTATGAG CCCTCATCCCTAACTCTTTATACAGCACAGGAGAATGACATCAGA GATGCTTGCTATAATGTTATCTTGCATTGTTACTTTCTTGAGATGCGCACTGTTGTAGAAGAGCTAACTATTTTGAAAGCTGAAGatacaggagaactaaagcttttaCACTTACTGGAAAATCTCAACATCTCACCCACA gtCACGCAATGGGGTGACTGTAAAAGATGTGAAGAGTTTCAAGAAAAAGATTTACCAGTCTTTATAGAGGCATTTATAGAGTTTATCCAAATGAAATACTCAGATGGTCCTTAG